In Rhizophagus irregularis chromosome 7, complete sequence, a single genomic region encodes these proteins:
- a CDS encoding uncharacterized protein (SECRETED:cutsite_TIG-VP; SECRETED:prob_0.4764); SECRETED:SignalP(1-21) has translation MFAKLCIYAFSLIAITTITIGVPLEVSSKLTSRRAQLEKYGTLNQQSLSRRGHLNKRFQLVECLDGNDVLIDSYCDKLRKIIVHCQHPDGKLITFNKSCKKDEVCIDYNDANENHQSVCMEKLYIRTWTSIEYNKLSCSSDTAYIQGGDLHTGVNTYDGDGNPAEVYELQTFLSEQVVESNFYKHNITKDFHDYRNTERIKYCFIPGSNLKITAYAVAINFDPRAGNDKGTPVLVAPSE, from the coding sequence ATGTTTGCTAAATTGTGTATATACGCTTTCTCTTTAATTGCGATCACAACTATAACCATAGGAGTACCTCTAGAGGTATCATCAAAATTGACTAGTCGCCGTGCTCAATTGGAAAAGTATGGAACACTGAATCAGCAGTCTCTGAGTCGTCGTGGACATTTGAATAAGCGATTTCAACTTGTCGAGTGTTTAGATGGGAACGATGTACTCATTGATTCATATTGTGacaaattaagaaaaataattgttcATTGTCAACATCCTGATGGTAAACTCAtcacttttaataaatcatgtaAAAAGGACGAAGTTTGTATTGATTATAATGATGCTAATGAAAATCATCAGTCAGTTTGTATGGAAAAGCTATATATCAGAACATGGACTAgtattgaatataataaactttccTGTTCATCTGATACAGCATACATTCAAGGAGGAGATTTGCATACCGGAGTGAATACGTATGATGGAGATGGGAATCCAGCGGAAGTGTATGAACTGCAGACGTTTTTGTCAGAACAAGTAGTTGAATCTAACTTTTATAAACACAATATCACTAAAGATTTCCATGATTATAGAAATACTGAAAGGATCAAATACTGTTTCATTCCAGGCAGCAATCTTAAAATAACAGCTTATGCTGTAGCTATAAATTTTGATCCTAGAGCGGGAAATGATAAAGGAACGCCTGTACTGGTTGCACCATCGGAATAA